From the genome of Papaver somniferum cultivar HN1 chromosome 2, ASM357369v1, whole genome shotgun sequence, one region includes:
- the LOC113349461 gene encoding 60S ribosomal protein L31 translates to MVEKTKSRKEEVVTREYTVNLHKRLHGVTFKKMAPKAIKEIRKFAQNAMGTKDVRVDVKLNKHIWSKGIRSVPRRVRVRIARKRNDDEDAKEELYSLVTVAEIPAEGLKGLGTKVVEEADD, encoded by the exons ATGGTTGAAAAGACTAAGAGCAGAAAGGAGGAGGTTGTTACTAGGGAGTACACCGTCAATCTTCACAAACGCCTTCATGGAGT CACCTTCAAGAAGATGGCACCAAAGGCCATAAAGGAGATTAGGAAGTTTGCCCAGAATGCCATGGGAACAAAGGATGTGAGAGTAGACGTCAAGTTGAACAAACACATCTGGAGCAAGGGTATCCGCAGTGTCCCAAGAAGAGTTAGGGTTCGCATTGCTCGCAAGagaaatgatgatgaagatgCCAAGGAGGAGCTCTACTCACTCGTCACTGTAGCAGAAATTCCCGCAGAAGGTCTCAAAGGTTTGGGCACTAAGGTCGTTGAAGAAGCTGATGATTAG
- the LOC113349460 gene encoding probable protein phosphatase 2C 72 isoform X1 encodes MGICMSCTSSSNPDESIIHENAVIIDSRSDGTPKLIGSVYSQKGDKATNQDSAILQQGFGVNDGALCGVFDGHGRNGQVVSKLVRELLPSLLLDQKNSSTNGEDYVEDWSKACIGAYQVMDDELRSRENLDCSCSGSTSVTIIKQGADLILANLGDSRAVLGTSSDNGELMAVQLTTDLKPSVLEEAERIRSRRGRVFALQREAHIERVWLPDEDYPGLAMTRAFGDFELKDYGIIAIPQISHYHLNINDKFVVLASDGVWDMLSNDQVVSIMSSARPETAAEAVVDAAVVGWKRFPHIKMDDISVSCMFFHEISQNL; translated from the exons ATGGGAATCTGTATGTCTTGTACATCTTCTAGTAATCCTGACGAAAGCATTATACATGAAAATGCAGTTATTATAGATTCCAGGTCTGACGGAACCCCAAAATTGATTGGTTCTGTTTATTCGCAGAAAGGTGATAAAGCAACAAACCAAGATTCTGCCATACTTCAACAG GGTTTTGGTGTGAATGATGGAGCTTTATGTGGAGTATTTGATGGACATGGAAGGAATGGTCAGGTTGTGAGTAAATTAGTCAGAGAATTGTTACCCAGTTTATTGTTGGACCAGAAGAATTCGTCGACTAATGGAGAAGATTATGTTGAGGACTGGAGTAAAGCTTGTATTGGTGCTTACCAAGTGATGGATGATGAACTTCGAAGTCGAGAAAACTTAGATTGTTCTTGTAGTGGTTCTACTTCCGTTACCATCATAAAACAG GGTGCAGATCTTATTCTTGCTAATCTCGGTGATTCAAGGGCTGTACTAGGGACTAGTTCTGATAATGGTGAACTAATGGCTGTTCAGCTAACAACTGATCTAAAGCCTAGTGTACTAGAGGAAGCTGAAAGAATACGGAGCCGTAGAGGTCGAGTTTTTGCACTTCAAAGAGAAGCTCATATTGAACGTGTATGGTTACCTGACGAGGATTACCCTGGACTTGCCATGACAAGAGCTTTTGGAGATTTCGAGCTCAAGGATTATGGAATAATAGCCATTCCACAAATCTCACATTATCATCTAAACATCAATGACAAGTTCGTTGTTCTTGCATCTGATGGG GTGTGGGATATGCTAAGTAATGATCAAGTTGTGTCGATCATGTCCTCAGCAAGACCAGAAACAGCAGCCGAAGCAGTGGTAGATGCCGCTGTTGTTGGATGGAAACGGTTTCCGCATATCAAAATGGATGACATCTCTGTATCCTGCATGTTCTTCCATGAGATATCACAAAATCTGTAA
- the LOC113349460 gene encoding probable protein phosphatase 2C 72 isoform X2 has protein sequence MGICMSCTSSSNPDESIIHENAVIIDSRSDGTPKLIGSVYSQKGDKATNQDSAILQQGFGVNDGALCGVFDGHGRNGQVVSKLVRELLPSLLLDQKNSSTNGEDYVEDWSKACIGAYQVMDDELRSRENLDCSCSGSTSVTIIKQGADLILANLGDSRAVLGTSSDNGELMAVQLTTDLKPSVLEEAERIRSRRGRVFALQREAHIERVWLPDEDYPGLAMTRAFGDFELKDYGIIAIPQISHYHLNINDKFVVLASDGVGLLTHTII, from the exons ATGGGAATCTGTATGTCTTGTACATCTTCTAGTAATCCTGACGAAAGCATTATACATGAAAATGCAGTTATTATAGATTCCAGGTCTGACGGAACCCCAAAATTGATTGGTTCTGTTTATTCGCAGAAAGGTGATAAAGCAACAAACCAAGATTCTGCCATACTTCAACAG GGTTTTGGTGTGAATGATGGAGCTTTATGTGGAGTATTTGATGGACATGGAAGGAATGGTCAGGTTGTGAGTAAATTAGTCAGAGAATTGTTACCCAGTTTATTGTTGGACCAGAAGAATTCGTCGACTAATGGAGAAGATTATGTTGAGGACTGGAGTAAAGCTTGTATTGGTGCTTACCAAGTGATGGATGATGAACTTCGAAGTCGAGAAAACTTAGATTGTTCTTGTAGTGGTTCTACTTCCGTTACCATCATAAAACAG GGTGCAGATCTTATTCTTGCTAATCTCGGTGATTCAAGGGCTGTACTAGGGACTAGTTCTGATAATGGTGAACTAATGGCTGTTCAGCTAACAACTGATCTAAAGCCTAGTGTACTAGAGGAAGCTGAAAGAATACGGAGCCGTAGAGGTCGAGTTTTTGCACTTCAAAGAGAAGCTCATATTGAACGTGTATGGTTACCTGACGAGGATTACCCTGGACTTGCCATGACAAGAGCTTTTGGAGATTTCGAGCTCAAGGATTATGGAATAATAGCCATTCCACAAATCTCACATTATCATCTAAACATCAATGACAAGTTCGTTGTTCTTGCATCTGATGGGGTAGGCCTTCTTACTCACACCATCATTTAG
- the LOC113354126 gene encoding probable protein phosphatase 2C 72 produces the protein MGICMSCASSGNGDENIIKDIYENAVIMDSRSDNKTLSLIGSVYSQQGSKATNQDSALLQQGFGTDGGALCGVFDGHGINGHVASRLVRELLPSLLLDQKKTISSSTDGDDYVEEWSKACVGAYQMMDDELKSRRENLDCSCSGTTSVTIIKEGQDLVISNLGDSRAVLGSTNSDNGDMMAVQLTTDLKPSVPEEAERIRKSKGRIFALVNEAHIERVWLPNQYYPGLAMARAFGDFDLKEYGVIAVPQVSHHRLNNNDKFVVLASDGVWDVLSNDQVVSIISSARPETAAKAVVDAAVVGWRRFPHVKMDDISVSCMFFHESPN, from the exons ATGGGAATCTGTATGTCCTGTGCATCTTCTGGTAATGGTGACGAAAACATAATAAAAGATATATATGAAAACGCAGTTATTATGGATTCAAGGTCTGAtaacaaaactctaagtttgattGGTTCTGTTTATTCACAACAAGGTAGTAAAGCTACAAACCAAGATTCTGCTCTACTTCAACAG GGTTTTGGTACGGATGGCGGAGCTTTGTGTGGAGTATTTGATGGACATGGAATAAATGGCCATGTCGCGAGTAGATTAGTCAGAGAATTGTTACCCAGTTTATTGTTAGACCAGAAGAAAACGATTTCTTCGTCGACTGATGGAGATGATTACGTTGAGGAATGGAGTAAAGCTTGTGTTGGTGCTTACCAAATGATGGATGATGAACTTAAAAGTCGTCGAGAAAATTTGGATTGTTCATGCAGTGGAACTACTTCTGTGACCATCATAAAAGAGGGTCAAGATCTTGTTATTTCTAATCTTGGGGATTCGAGGGCCGTATTAGGGAGTACTAATTCTGATAATGGTGACATGATGGCTGTTCAATTAACAACTGATCTAAAGCCTAGTGTACCAGAGGAAGCCGAAAGAATAAGGAAGAGTAAGGGTCGAATATTCGCACTTGTAAATGAAGCTCACATTGAACGTGTATGGTTACCTAACCAGTATTATCCTGGACTTGCCATGGCAAGAGCCTTCGGAGATTTCGATCTCAAGGAGTACGGAGTAATTGCAGTTCCGCAAGTGTCTCATCATCGCTTAAACAACAATGACAAATTTGTGGTTCTTGCAAGTGATGGG GTGTGGGATGTGCTAAGCAATGATCAAGTTGTATCTATCATATCCTCAGCAAGACCAGAAACGGCTGCCAAAGCAGTGGTAGATGCGGCTGTTGTTGGATGGAGACGATTTCCACATGTTAAAATGGATGACATCTCTGTATCCTGCATGTTCTTCCATGAGAGTCCAAACTAA